The following are from one region of the Desulfonatronum thiosulfatophilum genome:
- a CDS encoding retention module-containing protein produces MAVSTGTQAIGKVVILYGTVKAVAPDGTERVLGPNSIVYANERIVTESDGSVSIMLDGPPPMQVDLGRMSDVLLNEDVYTGVPEAAEVTDLFAEAELIMEALESGEEIEIDATAAGGPGGAGGGLSLVKFDVDGGEVLPTSGAETEGFSVVLPDPLEGVITIEEGEPTPPAPVAATDPDPDDPDPDDPDPDDPDPDDPDPDDPDPDDPDPNDPDPEDPDPEDPDPNDPYNGLVTLSYEAKLISPPEPLPLPRDISHVLYILENEDGNRIAVKIDDYENLIETTDPKHPEGYTDWIQGQYDGYTVTNYYIKAGSDNSGKGNGAGEGQSGEGGFFDSDGNKLTVDQLHSLGLSDYLTNNEQSFGGNAKTAYNKNSDSNPDWNGTETSFEPSYYEITITADVDNPPTEGDLVLTLSNGETITIPQGETSGSTTFTVGVDEFKGGTEISIDDDNGDEVGYDNLDTSDTATVGGPAPSYFEHEEGLFTMVFAVNEFGDDGMTDNTSETT; encoded by the coding sequence TATCCATCATGCTGGACGGTCCCCCGCCCATGCAAGTGGATCTCGGCAGGATGAGCGACGTGCTCCTGAACGAGGACGTTTATACCGGAGTTCCCGAGGCGGCCGAGGTTACGGATCTCTTTGCCGAGGCTGAGTTGATTATGGAGGCTTTGGAATCGGGAGAGGAGATTGAGATCGACGCCACAGCGGCCGGCGGTCCCGGCGGTGCAGGCGGGGGCCTGTCCCTGGTCAAGTTTGATGTGGACGGCGGAGAGGTCCTACCCACAAGCGGCGCCGAGACCGAGGGCTTTTCTGTAGTCCTGCCTGACCCATTGGAAGGTGTAATCACGATTGAAGAAGGAGAACCAACTCCTCCTGCTCCAGTCGCAGCAACCGATCCCGATCCCGACGATCCCGATCCCGACGATCCTGATCCCGACGATCCCGATCCCGACGATCCCGATCCCGACGATCCTGATCCCGACGATCCTGATCCCAACGATCCTGATCCCGAGGATCCTGATCCCGAGGATCCTGATCCCAACGACCCCTATAACGGGCTTGTTACGCTGTCATACGAGGCCAAGTTGATATCACCTCCTGAGCCGCTGCCGCTTCCTCGTGATATCTCTCATGTGCTGTATATTCTGGAAAATGAGGACGGAAATAGGATTGCTGTCAAAATTGATGATTACGAAAACCTCATTGAGACAACAGATCCGAAACATCCTGAAGGATATACAGATTGGATACAGGGACAGTACGATGGCTACACTGTCACCAATTACTACATCAAGGCGGGTTCAGACAATTCAGGTAAAGGAAATGGTGCCGGCGAGGGCCAATCCGGGGAAGGTGGATTTTTCGACAGTGATGGAAATAAGTTGACTGTCGATCAGTTGCATTCTCTTGGACTTTCAGACTATCTAACTAATAATGAACAATCCTTCGGCGGTAATGCCAAGACAGCGTACAACAAGAACAGCGATTCAAATCCAGATTGGAACGGAACTGAAACATCCTTTGAACCATCATACTACGAGATCACCATCACGGCCGACGTGGACAATCCTCCAACGGAAGGCGACTTGGTTCTCACTTTGAGCAATGGCGAAACGATCACGATCCCCCAAGGCGAGACTAGCGGGTCCACCACCTTTACGGTGGGGGTGGATGAATTCAAGGGGGGGACTGAAATCTCCATTGATGACGACAATGGTGATGAAGTAGGGTATGACAACCTAGACACCTCCGACACCGCAACAGTGGGTGGCCCAGCACCTAGCTATTTCGAGCATGAAGAAGGTTTATTCACGATGGTTTTTGCTGTTAACGAGTTCGGCGATGATGGTATGACAGACAATACAAGTGAAACAACATAG
- a CDS encoding response regulator transcription factor: MRILFSSANPVVLRRWRELLSSTPGEQAATLAEAKRHLTVKKFDLVLLHRPLVDQQSFTDLQGIDPGTRFMLLSDRPYEEEGLSFLKAGISGYANTYISPDLLKEAVRVIIGGGVWLGQQIIQRLIQDMAAGEQRRPEAEAGQALPGLTKMERMVADMVARGLANAQIAEDLKITERTVKAHLTSIYGKTKTGNRLGLAVLMNRG, from the coding sequence ATGAGAATACTGTTTTCCAGCGCGAATCCAGTGGTGCTCAGACGATGGCGAGAACTGCTTTCCTCCACTCCGGGGGAGCAGGCCGCGACCCTGGCAGAAGCGAAGCGACATCTGACCGTAAAGAAATTCGATCTTGTGCTTTTGCACCGGCCCCTCGTTGACCAGCAATCCTTCACCGATTTGCAAGGGATAGATCCCGGGACCCGGTTCATGCTGTTGTCGGACCGGCCTTACGAGGAGGAGGGGCTGTCCTTTCTCAAGGCGGGCATTTCAGGATACGCTAACACGTATATTTCCCCGGACCTGCTCAAGGAGGCGGTGCGCGTCATAATCGGCGGGGGGGTATGGCTGGGACAGCAGATCATTCAGCGGTTGATCCAGGACATGGCCGCCGGAGAGCAGAGACGGCCCGAGGCCGAAGCCGGACAGGCCTTGCCCGGCCTGACAAAGATGGAACGCATGGTTGCCGACATGGTCGCCCGGGGCCTGGCAAACGCGCAAATCGCTGAGGACCTGAAGATCACTGAACGGACCGTGAAGGCGCACCTTACTTCAATCTATGGAAAGACCAAGACCGGCAACCGCCTGGGTCTGGCCGTGCTGATGAACAGGGGATAA
- a CDS encoding HlyD family type I secretion periplasmic adaptor subunit, with protein MKDETNTEPAPAQGPLKKPKPRELFYRMDPEDVDYATDIRASILAQSPRGGRAIVWAVLILLCGAVYWASVSEIEEVTRGEGKVIPSGQIQVVQNLEGGIISEILIRAGDTVERGQLLLRIDETRFSSSFQQSRARYLANLAKAARLQAEATGTAFIVPPEVMAESPEIGNSEKQLYDSRQNELRFAVSIRQEQLNQRRSELRELQVKLEELNRTYDLFEKELALLRPLVAKGAVSEMEVLQNERRASEMRGEMEVIRQSIPRARSRIEESTSAIQEIRLNFVNKAKADLNDVQSLLGEETAAATALRDRLDRTLVRSPVNGIVNRVLVSTLGGVVQPGMDLIEIVPAEGTLLIEARIRPSDIAFLRPAQKAMIKITAYDFTIFGGLEAKLEHIGADSITDEKGNSYYLVQLRTERNYLGTENNPLPIIPGMVATADILTGKRTVLSYLMKPILRAKYTAFRER; from the coding sequence GTGAAGGACGAAACGAATACTGAACCCGCGCCAGCGCAGGGGCCGCTGAAAAAACCGAAACCGCGGGAGCTTTTTTACCGGATGGATCCCGAGGACGTGGACTATGCCACGGACATCAGAGCCTCCATTTTGGCCCAATCTCCCCGGGGTGGCAGGGCCATTGTCTGGGCTGTGCTGATCCTCTTATGCGGAGCAGTGTACTGGGCCTCGGTTTCCGAGATCGAGGAAGTGACCCGGGGCGAGGGCAAGGTCATTCCCTCCGGACAGATCCAGGTCGTCCAAAACCTGGAGGGCGGAATCATTTCCGAGATCCTGATCAGGGCCGGGGACACGGTGGAGCGCGGACAGCTGCTGCTGCGCATCGACGAAACCCGCTTTTCTTCGTCGTTTCAGCAGAGCCGCGCCAGATATTTGGCAAATCTGGCCAAGGCGGCCCGCCTCCAGGCCGAGGCCACGGGCACGGCGTTCATCGTGCCCCCGGAGGTGATGGCCGAGTCGCCGGAGATCGGCAACAGCGAAAAGCAGCTCTATGACTCCCGGCAGAACGAACTGCGTTTTGCTGTGAGCATCAGACAGGAGCAGCTCAACCAACGTCGGAGTGAGTTGCGCGAGCTTCAGGTCAAGCTGGAGGAACTGAACAGGACGTATGACCTGTTCGAAAAGGAGCTTGCCCTGCTCAGGCCTCTTGTGGCCAAGGGCGCGGTCTCGGAAATGGAAGTCCTTCAAAACGAACGCAGGGCCAGCGAGATGCGCGGGGAGATGGAGGTCATCAGACAGTCCATTCCCAGAGCCCGCTCCAGGATTGAGGAAAGCACCTCCGCCATCCAGGAAATCAGACTGAATTTCGTCAACAAGGCAAAGGCCGATTTGAACGACGTGCAGTCGCTCCTGGGGGAGGAAACCGCCGCGGCCACTGCCCTGAGGGACCGTCTGGACCGGACCCTGGTCCGATCCCCGGTCAACGGGATCGTGAACCGCGTCCTGGTGAGCACCCTTGGCGGTGTCGTCCAGCCGGGCATGGACCTGATCGAGATCGTCCCGGCCGAGGGCACTCTGCTCATCGAGGCCCGGATTCGGCCCTCGGACATCGCCTTTCTCCGGCCCGCTCAGAAGGCCATGATCAAAATCACGGCCTACGACTTCACGATCTTCGGTGGACTGGAGGCCAAGCTCGAGCATATCGGCGCGGACAGCATCACAGATGAAAAAGGCAACAGCTATTATCTTGTCCAGTTGCGCACGGAAAGGAACTACCTCGGCACGGAAAACAATCCCCTGCCGATCATTCCCGGCATGGTGGCCACGGCGGACATCCTCACAGGCAAGAGGACCGTCCTGTCCTATCTTATGAAACCAATCCTGCGGGCCAAGTATACCGCATTCAGAGAGAGGTGA
- a CDS encoding type I secretion system permease/ATPase, with protein sequence MSVAETHDQAVLEGWKLEGDIDNNDDPLLDCLIQLTRLHGLPTSRTGLVSGLPLVKNRLTVELFSRAADRADLSSRVVKKKLRKISPLQLPAVLLLHARQACVLVGVESGGASFRILLPETGMGEKTVTREELEQLYTGYAIFARPKYHLERKSLEELSPGVGISWFWGTFFKHWRIYRDVMVASFLINVFGLMTPFFVLLVYDRVIPNHAVETLWVLAIGITVIYFFALVMRLLRSHFIDEAGNKANLKISSVLLQKVLDLKMEARPKSMGSFSRNIQEFESIRDFITSFSITSIIDLPFMMLALLVVWYIGGDIVIIFGVAIFILAVHAWAIQRPLRNAVSKTLKASSQKNAILVEGISGLETIKTLGAESQMQRAWEESVSYISKWSSRARALTNSVNDAAFFWQSVVVVGVVVAGVYKIPAGELSQGGLIALVILSRQALAPMGQVVRLATRYQRAKEALKTLNDIMKLPVERPADKVFLHRTRFEGAIGIKNLTFAYPGQTAKVFNNISLEVRTGEKVGVIGPIGSGKTTLGKIMLGLYEPQSGMVTMDGTDIRQIDPTELRRFIGYVPQDIQLFRGTVRNNITMGTYDVDDMTILQASMDAGVDDFVKKHPLGYDMEIGELGRGLSGGQRQCIVLARALLLDPPVLVLDEPTSNMDNRTEIRIRKRLATLIKNKTLILITHRASLLDMVDRLVVIDNGTIVADGPKASVMEAMKKGQLRM encoded by the coding sequence ATGAGCGTAGCTGAAACACATGATCAGGCCGTTTTGGAAGGATGGAAACTCGAGGGAGACATAGACAACAATGACGATCCGCTTCTGGATTGCCTGATCCAGCTGACCAGGCTCCACGGGCTGCCGACGTCCCGGACAGGTCTGGTTTCCGGCCTGCCCCTGGTCAAGAACCGCCTTACCGTAGAACTCTTTTCCAGGGCCGCGGACCGGGCGGACCTGTCCTCCCGCGTCGTGAAAAAGAAATTAAGGAAGATATCCCCGTTGCAGCTCCCGGCCGTTCTTCTGCTCCACGCGCGGCAGGCATGCGTGCTCGTGGGCGTCGAATCCGGGGGTGCTTCTTTCAGGATCCTGCTGCCGGAAACGGGAATGGGCGAGAAGACCGTCACCAGGGAGGAACTGGAACAGCTCTACACGGGCTACGCAATTTTCGCCCGGCCAAAATATCACCTGGAAAGAAAATCCCTGGAGGAACTCAGCCCCGGTGTAGGAATAAGCTGGTTCTGGGGGACTTTCTTCAAGCACTGGCGCATCTACCGGGACGTGATGGTGGCCTCCTTCCTGATCAACGTCTTCGGCCTGATGACCCCGTTCTTCGTCCTGCTGGTGTACGACCGGGTGATCCCCAACCATGCCGTGGAAACGCTGTGGGTCCTGGCCATCGGGATCACGGTCATCTACTTTTTTGCCCTCGTGATGCGTCTCCTGCGCAGCCATTTCATCGACGAGGCCGGAAACAAGGCCAACCTGAAGATCTCCTCCGTCCTGCTGCAGAAGGTCCTTGACCTGAAGATGGAGGCCCGGCCTAAGTCCATGGGCTCTTTTTCCAGAAACATCCAGGAATTTGAAAGCATAAGGGATTTCATTACCTCGTTTTCCATCACCTCGATCATCGACCTGCCTTTCATGATGCTGGCCCTGCTCGTGGTCTGGTACATCGGCGGCGACATCGTGATCATCTTCGGAGTGGCCATTTTCATCCTTGCGGTCCATGCTTGGGCCATCCAGCGCCCCTTGCGCAACGCAGTGAGCAAGACGCTCAAAGCCTCCTCTCAGAAGAACGCCATCCTCGTGGAAGGAATTTCAGGCTTGGAGACCATCAAGACCCTTGGCGCGGAGAGCCAGATGCAGCGCGCATGGGAGGAGTCGGTGAGCTATATTTCTAAGTGGAGCTCCAGAGCCCGAGCCTTGACCAACTCGGTAAACGACGCGGCCTTCTTCTGGCAGAGCGTGGTGGTGGTCGGGGTAGTGGTGGCTGGGGTATACAAGATTCCCGCGGGCGAACTATCCCAGGGCGGGCTGATCGCCCTGGTCATCCTCTCCCGGCAGGCCCTGGCCCCCATGGGACAGGTGGTCAGACTGGCTACACGCTACCAGCGGGCCAAAGAAGCCCTGAAGACCCTCAACGACATCATGAAGCTTCCCGTGGAGCGGCCGGCCGACAAGGTATTTCTGCACAGGACACGATTTGAGGGCGCCATCGGGATCAAGAACCTGACCTTTGCCTACCCCGGGCAGACGGCCAAGGTCTTCAACAACATCTCGCTGGAGGTCCGGACCGGTGAAAAGGTGGGCGTGATCGGCCCCATCGGCTCAGGCAAGACGACCCTGGGCAAGATCATGCTGGGGCTGTACGAACCCCAAAGCGGCATGGTGACCATGGACGGCACGGACATCCGTCAGATCGATCCCACCGAACTGCGCCGGTTCATAGGCTACGTGCCCCAGGACATCCAGCTCTTTCGGGGCACGGTGCGCAACAACATCACCATGGGCACTTATGACGTGGACGACATGACCATTCTGCAGGCCTCCATGGACGCCGGAGTGGATGACTTCGTCAAGAAACACCCCCTGGGCTATGACATGGAAATAGGCGAGTTGGGCCGGGGGCTCTCCGGAGGGCAGCGTCAATGCATCGTTCTGGCCAGGGCCCTGCTGCTCGATCCGCCCGTACTGGTCCTGGACGAGCCCACCAGCAACATGGACAACCGGACCGAGATCCGGATCAGGAAGAGACTGGCGACCCTGATCAAGAACAAGACATTGATCCTGATCACGCACAGGGCCTCCCTGCTGGACATGGTGGACCGCTTGGTAGTCATCGACAATGGGACCATCGTGGCCGACGGGCCCAAGGCATCGGTCATGGAAGCCATGAAAAAGGGCCAGTTGAGAATGTAG
- a CDS encoding bifunctional diguanylate cyclase/phosphodiesterase, whose translation MTLFRQLIIFTFVLFLVLFTGIWFAKLETTRAFLLDQLESHAQDTATSLALSVTQHMTDREMVIIESMINAVFDRGYYMVVRLTDVHGEVLTERVMDVTIESVPPWFIRWIDLETPEADAHVMAGWHQAGFLYVKSHPGYAYKTLWQSVVRTTLLFLVCGAVVLIAGGFGLRLLLRPLVMVERQADAICRKNYEIQESIPWTKEFRRVVEVMNRMTYKVKEMFEEQVAQAESLRERAYTDPVTGLGNRRYFESQVTSRLDGPDTPTKGILLLVKLNDLDRLNKDKGFQAGDDFLRRVAQLLQQTMGQNASCVLARLSGGDFGIFLPDAPAFDAATIAKHIAADLGRLAAEEISVTDNIAYVGAATYTASVSLGRMLSEADLALSMARQTGPNGWNVRSITEETDAMPLGQQKWKEVLEQSLAERKFSHDAQPVVTMSDRNKLLHLEVFSRIVLEGNQLLSAGVFMSLAERLSLVSSIDRIAIEEVMKLDRSLLPTESVAVNVSPASLQDEAFRAWITLALKNLPKSAPRLIFEFSEYSAVQNLELVRDFSRIARDNGHATGLDHYGQSFSNLGYLKSMRPDYVKIDRAYTGELKERDNDSRFYIASLCSVAHSIDVLVIAEGVETEQQVQVLKELNVDAIQGYLVARPSPIRDMVRKS comes from the coding sequence GTGACTCTTTTTCGACAACTCATCATCTTCACCTTTGTATTGTTCCTCGTCCTGTTCACCGGGATATGGTTCGCCAAGCTGGAGACGACCAGGGCCTTCCTGCTCGACCAGTTGGAGTCTCACGCGCAGGATACGGCGACGTCCCTCGCGCTCTCCGTGACGCAGCATATGACAGACCGGGAAATGGTGATCATTGAAAGCATGATCAACGCCGTCTTTGATCGCGGCTACTACATGGTCGTCCGGCTCACGGACGTGCATGGCGAAGTGCTCACGGAGCGGGTCATGGACGTGACCATAGAAAGTGTCCCCCCCTGGTTTATCAGATGGATTGATCTGGAAACGCCCGAAGCCGACGCCCATGTCATGGCCGGCTGGCATCAGGCGGGCTTTCTCTATGTGAAGAGCCACCCTGGCTATGCCTACAAAACGCTCTGGCAGAGCGTGGTCAGGACAACGCTCTTGTTTCTGGTCTGCGGGGCCGTCGTGCTTATTGCCGGAGGGTTCGGGTTGCGGTTGCTGCTCCGGCCGCTGGTGATGGTGGAGCGGCAGGCCGACGCCATCTGCCGCAAGAATTATGAAATTCAGGAAAGCATCCCCTGGACCAAGGAGTTCAGGAGGGTTGTCGAGGTCATGAACCGCATGACCTACAAGGTCAAGGAGATGTTCGAGGAGCAGGTGGCGCAGGCGGAAAGTCTCCGGGAGCGGGCCTATACTGATCCGGTTACCGGCCTGGGCAACCGGCGTTACTTTGAATCTCAGGTCACATCACGCCTTGATGGCCCTGATACACCCACGAAAGGAATCTTGTTGCTGGTCAAACTCAACGATCTGGACAGGCTGAATAAAGACAAAGGGTTCCAGGCCGGGGACGATTTCCTGCGACGTGTTGCTCAGCTGCTTCAGCAAACCATGGGCCAAAATGCCAGTTGCGTTCTTGCCCGCCTCAGCGGCGGAGACTTCGGCATTTTTCTTCCGGACGCGCCCGCCTTCGACGCCGCAACCATAGCCAAACATATTGCCGCTGATCTGGGGCGGCTTGCAGCCGAAGAAATTTCTGTAACGGACAATATCGCGTATGTCGGGGCGGCAACGTACACCGCTTCCGTTTCCCTGGGCCGCATGCTCTCCGAAGCCGATCTGGCTCTGTCCATGGCGCGACAGACAGGACCCAACGGATGGAACGTGCGCTCCATCACCGAGGAAACGGACGCCATGCCTCTTGGCCAGCAGAAATGGAAGGAAGTGCTTGAACAGTCCCTGGCGGAGCGCAAGTTCAGCCATGATGCGCAGCCGGTGGTGACAATGTCCGACCGGAACAAGCTGCTGCATCTGGAGGTGTTTTCCCGAATCGTTCTGGAAGGAAACCAGCTCCTCAGCGCCGGCGTGTTCATGTCCTTGGCCGAACGGCTGAGCCTTGTATCCTCCATCGACCGCATCGCCATCGAAGAGGTGATGAAGCTGGATCGCTCTCTGCTTCCAACGGAGAGCGTCGCCGTAAACGTATCGCCCGCTTCGCTTCAGGATGAGGCCTTCAGGGCATGGATCACGTTGGCACTTAAAAATCTGCCCAAGTCCGCTCCTCGCCTCATTTTTGAATTTTCCGAATACAGCGCTGTCCAGAACCTGGAACTGGTCAGGGATTTCAGCCGCATCGCACGCGATAACGGACACGCCACCGGCCTTGATCATTACGGACAGAGCTTTTCCAATCTTGGATATCTCAAATCCATGCGGCCGGATTACGTGAAGATAGACCGGGCCTATACCGGGGAACTCAAGGAAAGGGACAATGACAGCCGGTTTTACATCGCATCGCTGTGCAGCGTTGCGCACAGCATCGACGTGCTGGTCATTGCCGAAGGGGTGGAAACAGAGCAACAGGTCCAGGTTCTCAAGGAACTGAACGTGGATGCGATCCAGGGATATCTCGTGGCTCGGCCAAGTCCGATCCGGGATATGGTGCGCAAGTCGTGA
- a CDS encoding transglutaminase-like cysteine peptidase: MKRRNHRAWLFAFLIATAVLASAFAGEDFRISREILNQAEIKYGEGAVTRLLEWEEMIRATDRTKTDLEKLEKVNQFFNTRIMYVTDIELWGVEDYWATPFELLSRNAGDCEDFAIAKYFTLKAIGVKEEKLNIMYVKALQFGIAHMVLAYYDTPEAEPLILDNYIDSILPASRRTDLLPVFGFNASGLLTARQRAQGSLPGRSDRLRPWQELQSKMAMDRL; the protein is encoded by the coding sequence ATGAAGCGACGAAATCATCGTGCATGGCTGTTTGCGTTCCTGATCGCAACGGCGGTTCTCGCCAGCGCTTTTGCCGGAGAAGATTTCCGGATCAGCCGTGAAATATTGAATCAAGCCGAGATCAAGTATGGCGAGGGAGCGGTGACCCGGCTGCTTGAATGGGAGGAGATGATCCGCGCCACGGACAGAACCAAGACGGACCTGGAAAAATTGGAGAAGGTCAACCAGTTCTTCAACACGCGAATCATGTATGTCACTGATATCGAACTTTGGGGCGTAGAGGATTATTGGGCCACTCCCTTTGAGCTCCTGAGCAGAAACGCGGGGGATTGCGAAGACTTTGCCATTGCCAAGTACTTCACCCTCAAAGCCATTGGCGTTAAAGAGGAAAAACTGAATATCATGTACGTCAAAGCTTTGCAGTTCGGGATCGCGCATATGGTTCTGGCGTATTACGATACGCCGGAGGCCGAGCCGTTGATCCTGGACAATTATATCGACTCCATCCTTCCAGCATCCAGAAGAACCGATCTCCTGCCGGTGTTCGGCTTCAACGCCAGCGGACTGCTAACTGCGCGGCAGAGGGCGCAGGGCAGCCTTCCCGGTCGTAGCGATCGGCTGAGGCCCTGGCAGGAACTGCAGTCCAAAATGGCCATGGACAGGCTGTAA
- a CDS encoding TolC family outer membrane protein, with amino-acid sequence MKSAIQHVLQTHPEIRAASYGRIARDWEVVQARANYFPTLDGSATWGYQKQVRPDVSDDVTRPQQQTIGLRQNVFRGGADMAEVNRQKSRVQSQTYIVQGTADNLALLTARVYLNVLRNMQLHELAKENLLNHERIADQVNLRMESGLDTRAEMDQVTGRMALARSNIVATLANLNDAMTDFQAVVGISPVDLDLVAPLDISFPTSLLEAEVSALENHPIIKSAMADMEARENQHKVAQRLQYPRFDLSADYNWNKDVFPIDGRRDYWAVAGTVSMNFFSGGRDYGRTQETKVLIQEANEILANAQRETTQSVRLSWEANQAARERVAYLREYAVAAQSTAEAFSTQWNIGRRTMFDLLDTQAESINSKSDLVRAQYELLYTEYRILNSLGQLVPSLGLEWPKEGRASEDG; translated from the coding sequence ATGAAGAGCGCGATACAGCACGTTCTTCAAACCCATCCAGAAATCAGGGCTGCTTCCTATGGAAGAATCGCCAGGGATTGGGAAGTTGTGCAGGCGCGGGCGAATTATTTTCCGACATTGGATGGCTCGGCTACCTGGGGCTATCAGAAGCAGGTGCGACCAGACGTCTCCGATGATGTCACTCGGCCGCAGCAGCAAACCATCGGTCTGCGCCAGAATGTATTCCGTGGTGGAGCCGACATGGCTGAAGTGAACCGCCAGAAATCCCGTGTCCAGTCGCAAACATATATTGTGCAGGGCACGGCCGACAATCTGGCGCTCTTGACGGCCAGGGTCTACTTGAATGTGTTGCGCAACATGCAACTGCACGAACTTGCCAAGGAAAATCTTCTTAACCATGAACGCATTGCCGACCAGGTGAACTTGAGGATGGAGTCTGGCCTGGACACCCGTGCTGAAATGGATCAGGTCACCGGTCGTATGGCTTTAGCGCGATCCAACATCGTGGCAACGCTGGCGAACCTGAATGATGCCATGACTGATTTTCAGGCCGTCGTGGGCATCTCCCCCGTCGATCTGGATTTGGTTGCTCCACTAGACATTTCCTTTCCAACGTCATTACTGGAAGCGGAAGTTTCGGCCCTGGAGAACCATCCCATCATCAAGTCCGCCATGGCGGATATGGAAGCGAGGGAGAATCAGCACAAAGTAGCCCAGCGTCTGCAGTATCCCCGATTTGACCTCTCCGCGGATTACAACTGGAACAAGGACGTATTTCCTATCGACGGCCGCCGCGACTATTGGGCTGTGGCCGGCACCGTCAGCATGAATTTCTTCAGCGGTGGTCGGGACTATGGACGGACCCAGGAGACCAAGGTCCTTATTCAGGAAGCAAATGAAATCCTGGCGAACGCCCAGCGCGAGACCACCCAGTCCGTTCGCCTTTCCTGGGAAGCCAATCAGGCCGCCAGGGAACGCGTCGCCTACCTACGGGAATATGCCGTAGCGGCCCAGTCCACGGCGGAAGCCTTTTCCACCCAGTGGAACATTGGCCGACGCACCATGTTTGACCTTCTGGACACGCAGGCCGAATCGATCAATTCCAAGTCCGATCTGGTCCGGGCACAGTATGAACTGCTCTATACAGAATACAGAATCCTGAACAGCTTGGGTCAGCTTGTGCCGTCACTGGGTCTGGAGTGGCCCAAGGAAGGCCGCGCCTCCGAAGATGGATAA
- a CDS encoding S1C family serine protease, with product MKKALVFAMLSMFCVLPAHAGTAGSVFQIAARSTVVVFAHGMRGSTSVGTGVVLSDRVIATNCHVIDGAVSLLVRFEQREYPASRGFADPKRDLCMLTVSNVSADPATIGNSGNLTVGTRVYAVGTPHGLELTLSEGIVSGFRQDKTGRYIQTTTPVSPGSSGGGLYDEHGRLVGLMSFTVEKGQNLNFALPVEWIAELLDRHGNQRPSAFRVDITENADGQKVIRITD from the coding sequence GTGAAAAAGGCGCTCGTATTCGCCATGCTAAGCATGTTCTGTGTTCTCCCCGCCCATGCCGGCACTGCCGGCTCGGTCTTTCAGATCGCCGCCAGGAGCACGGTCGTCGTGTTCGCGCACGGTATGCGGGGCTCGACGAGTGTCGGCACCGGGGTCGTGCTCTCTGACAGGGTCATCGCTACCAACTGCCACGTCATCGACGGGGCGGTCTCGCTGCTGGTTCGTTTTGAACAACGGGAGTACCCTGCTTCAAGAGGATTCGCCGACCCGAAAAGGGATCTCTGCATGCTCACTGTCAGCAACGTCAGCGCCGACCCGGCGACCATCGGAAACTCCGGGAACCTGACGGTGGGCACGCGGGTCTACGCCGTCGGCACTCCCCACGGGCTTGAACTGACCTTGTCCGAAGGCATTGTCTCAGGCTTTCGCCAGGACAAGACCGGGCGATACATCCAGACGACGACGCCGGTTTCCCCGGGCTCCAGCGGAGGCGGGCTCTATGACGAGCATGGCCGGCTGGTCGGGCTGATGAGTTTCACCGTGGAAAAGGGACAGAATTTGAACTTCGCCTTGCCTGTTGAGTGGATCGCGGAGCTGCTTGACCGTCACGGGAATCAACGCCCTTCCGCGTTTCGAGTGGATATCACGGAAAATGCGGATGGCCAAAAGGTCATCCGCATTACCGATTGA
- a CDS encoding type II secretion system protein yields MNKEQGFTLIEVIVVLVLFGIMVALAGLGLTTGVRGYLMAAENAEMTQKAQLAMNRLSREVRQCTTCDSGTVLLTSGSYEYSIFTEEEDEVIERELLLDGTTLKISSSGGTPRILIDQINNFALIRESDGMITITLELAHSFGAIQVFETRILPRNI; encoded by the coding sequence ATGAATAAAGAGCAAGGATTCACCCTTATTGAAGTTATCGTTGTTCTGGTTCTCTTTGGCATCATGGTCGCACTGGCGGGATTAGGGCTCACCACTGGAGTGCGAGGATATCTCATGGCTGCAGAAAACGCCGAAATGACCCAGAAAGCCCAGTTAGCCATGAACAGGCTGAGCCGTGAGGTACGTCAATGCACCACATGTGACTCGGGAACTGTCCTTCTTACGTCTGGGTCTTATGAATACAGCATTTTTACCGAAGAGGAAGATGAGGTAATCGAACGAGAATTGCTGCTTGATGGCACCACATTAAAAATCAGTTCAAGTGGAGGAACACCAAGAATTTTGATTGATCAAATAAACAACTTTGCTTTGATAAGAGAGAGCGACGGCATGATCACCATCACATTGGAACTGGCTCATTCCTTTGGAGCAATACAAGTTTTTGAAACAAGAATACTGCCACGCAATATCTGA